The sequence ATCCTCTTCTGACACACCCTTCTGTATCATCATGGAGAAGGGGCCCACATGGTGGTTGATTTCGTTCACAAACTTTCCCAGATTGTCATGTTCCAAAGGTCCTGGAAAAGAATAACAATGCTAAACAAGATGCAAATCAACAATCAGCAAATCCTTCCTTTCGAATAAAAATGGCAGAAAACAAATGACAGTAGTGAGGTACAAGTATCACAATGTACAGTATAACTCACTGCGGAAGGTCTCACAACACTTCTTGTACAGTGCCTTGACCTCGCGTGCCTTCAGCGCCCCGTGGGTCATAATGGACTGGAGGAACATGCGGTGGGCATCAGTCATagcagttgccatggtaacagttGATTGGTactgaggaaaaaaaaacaaaaaatacccAAAAGGTCAGAAATACTGCtacagtgaatgatgatgatagttTACAGTATCCAGCCCTAAAGCAACTTTAAAGCTAATGGTGGGTGCATAAAATGACTCACGAATACAACTGTACATGCACTGGTCAATGTTGAAAGCCCCTGGATTGTTATGCAGAACGACTGACAAACACAAAGGCTATATAACCATTGCATTCCAACATATAAAAAGAATACTAGTGAAGACAAGAACTGTCAACAAGTCATGAGCCTTCACATTTGACCTGCGCTGCGAATGGATTCTTGAAAGGGATTATTGTTTATGCCCAAGCAAATATAATATAGTAACTTTTCAGGCCtttaataatgttttattgcaaatttaatATCTATCCATCATGGCTGTTACACTATTGTTTAATAATTGATGATCAAAATTAACCTGTTGATTCTTCTTGTTTTCCAATTTTCTGACAAGACACGATCTATTCTTTCTTTTACTTCTCCTGTCCTCTGTCTAATATGTGGAAATAAGGGTCAAATATCATACGTGGCATGATATAACAACAAACAGCtgtgagtgggaggggggcaattcTGCCAAAGCTGCATCCCAACCTCATCGATATCCAAAACGATGACTCAACGATATCGTAAAAGTTTTACCTGGTGTTTGCAAGTCTAACGTTACCCTTATCTATGTCTTATCTGTCTTATCTATCTAAAGATCGGGATTCTACTGCAGATAAGCCTCCTGCTTCGTACCTTTTCCCACTGCAAGCTTCTGGCGTCTTCGCTTTCGCTTCCTCTTCGTGTTTTTCGCGCCAGACCAATTATCATAACCATTGGACGAGTTCATTCTTATATAAGGGTACTTTTTGTTGAATAAGCTCTTGAAGCGAGTTTTCTTCaaaatataaacaatattccTGCTTATTATTTAATTATGGATATAAATTATTTTATGTCAAATACGTAAGTTGAAAATTtgagccttgatatcctttcaACCAACCGTCGCCTGTAACAAATAAAACCCCCAATATCTGAGTGGTGTGTCCTGTTCCCAAGATGGCTGCGCCCTACGCAAAAAATCGCGGAAGCAAGCGAAAAGGGAAGAAATCGAAGTCTGCAAGCATGAAGGTGCGTATTTGTCGGTTTCCATGTTTTGGGCAAGCTGTACCTATGGCAATCAGTGATCTTGGATTGGCAGAAAGGCTAACAGTGCGCTGGATAATCGAAGACACACgttgtgggggaggggggcaaattcCACATGTGTGCGCGTGAccgtggatttaattttgtacaaCAGAAATGAATTCCGTCATGATTTGTTTTTGTACCACAAAATATGTACGTCTCTGATATAAAACGTAACTGCCAAGCTACGCTGTCAACTACAAAACTCTAAAATTGAGCTTACAACTTACAAgagttttgttcaaaaatcTTGTTGTTGTGGTGACCTTACTTAAGTGTAGTGTTGTGTTAGATTTGGTTGCTTGGAGCTCTTCTGACTTGGTGCTTACCGCTTAGCCTTTTCTAGAGGTGTCATATTTCGCttttattattaatatttaCATAGTATACACTATCAGTTGTAGTTTATACTGTAAAACTGATTTATATATCACTTCATGACATAAAAAATTTCAGAATGAAATGTCTAAAACTTCAGATGTTCTGCACTTTGTAGGATCTGTTCAGCAATGTAGAAGCAGACTACCCAGTTCCTCGGCGGACCAAAGGAACAGCCATCCTGGAACATGGTGCATGGAAGCCTGTCAGGGTTGACCAATCGCTTTGCTCATCAGATGATCTCTCCGGGTTTGTTGGGTTGGAAGAATTGACAGATTATGAGCTCTGTCAAGAGGGAAagcaaaaacagcaaaaaactacaaagaaacaaaagaagaaaggtCAAGAACAGAAGTCCAAAGGCCACGATGAAGAAAACTTGGAGGGAGATACAACCAAGCCCAAGAAGGAGATGAAAGTGCTTGGCATAGAAGAAAAGAATGCCAAACTCAAGATCCAAAAGCCAGCAAAGAAACTGAAAAGAAAAGCTCAGGTAGATGAGGAGGGAGAAGCACTAAAGATGAGCAGCAGCCAATCAGATGAAGGATCAGAGGACAACACTAACATTAACAAAGAGGTCACTGAACCTTTGAAGAAGAAGCAAAGGACGGAGTTGTCTTCACAGAAGGATGGAGACTGTAAAGATGAAAGTGTTGATGAACCTGGAACAGATGCTGCAACAGAAGGTGTGACAAAGAAGTCACGGAAGGAAAGGAGAAATGAAAGAAGGAAACAGAGACTAGAATCGCTTAAAAGACAGAgagaagaaaagagagaaaggAAGAAGCAAGAAAGGAAGATGCCACTTGCACAAGGCCATAGCTGTAAGCCTCAGTCTGTAGCCAAGAAAAGCGTGGATGCAGGTAAGTTTAAGACAGAAAACCAGTATACAtccattttgtgaaagcttgTATACACGTTTTTTGCACTAAAAGGTTAGACATTGTCTTGCATTTCCATCAAAGCTGTGGTCAACAAGGATGTGGGAAGTGAATATCCCCAAATGTTTTATGAGGtgtaaaaattgtttttcttgctgtttgtGTTTCTATGCAGACATGACCCCCTGGACTCCGCTGTTTGTCCCTGATGTGGTGTTGAGAGGTTTGGCTGACCAAGGCTTTACACAGCCGACACCCATACAGGCCCAGACTATCCCACAGGCCATACAAGCCCACAAGGATGTGGTGGGAGCAGCAGAAACAGTGAGTGTTATTCATGTCTCATACATTTGTTAACAGCCGCAAAAAATGTCCGGTCCAGTAAAATAcaggaatttttttcaaaagaattgAATTTGTTTGGAGATGCTTGACTTtgtcatttgtataatttgtttcTCTTCTTCAGGGAAGTGGGAAAACCCTGGCTTTTGGGATCCCAATTTTACACAGGATACTAGAGTGGAAGGAGAGAAACCTTCAAACAGAGGAGGGTGACCTTGGAAACAAGGATGAGGAAGTAGTAGACGATgcagctgatgatgatgatgaccaggAGATGGAAGTACCTGATGAAGAGGACGACAAAgttgaggaggaggaggaagatgatgaagaagagTTGGTCTTAGATGTAAGTTAGCCTTACTATTATTTTCAAGAACAATAATAACATTGTCATGGAATGGGATGAATACTGTTCTAGATTCACAATTTAAAGATTCTTTGATGACCTTCTTATGTTGTAAGTTTATGCCGTAATGACAAGACAAGACATCCCTACTGTCTGCTTGTTCAGAATGCAGGTTTGGGGTGTGTACATGTGGAAGATGACATCACACTGCCTCCAGAGTTAGAGGCTCTACAGGAGGCCCCTCCCCTGTCAGCCCCCACCCCCCAGAAGGTAGTCTCCCCCCTCCTGGCACTGGTGCTCACCCCCACCCGGGAACTGGCTGTGCAGGTGGCCAATCACATCAAGGCTGCTGCCAAGTACACCAATGTTAAGGTAATCAAGTGTGTTCATAGCATCACTTTACAAAATAGATTGAATAATGACAGAAATTGTCAGACACTACTTCTATTCCATATCTATTCCATATAGAACTTAGAAACCTTCACCACATGGCAGTAATATTTATTATAGATTACTCGTATCATATCTTACTCATTTGAATGTGTTGCACATAAATAGTTCTCTTTGCCAACATCATCTGTGCTTGTATGTGGTCAGTTGGCGTCAAATGCACTTACCGTCTACTGTAGTAATTGAATATGTGTGGTTTTATGACAGGTGGCTGTACTGGTTGGAGGCATGGCGCCTCAGAAACAGAAGAGAGTGTTGGACAGACAGCCTGAGATCATTGTGGCAACTCCAGGTAGACTCTGGGAGATGGTGGAACAGGTAGGATGTAGATTGGACTTCTCTTTGCTCATTTTTAATAGGATTCAAAGTCTGTGACTTGGTATATCATCCTAAAGAAGGTAGAAGCACCAGGTGGaacaaaagtcaaaatccttgCCATGAATGCCATGACGCATGTTCATAGTCAACTGCAATGTCTGTGACTGAGTGTACTGAAGTTGTCTTGGAAAGAAAGGTTTAAACTTTGGCTAAGAATATTGATACTATTCTATTATCTTGTTCATGTCCAATTCCATTTCTATTGTCCTTGTCTCTGttagcagggctagccctttgtaaaaGCCACaggctgtgtgtgctgaacagccaagtcaataaatgaatagataaacttTGCCTGGGAGCCCTGACCCCTTATGTGTGTTGCAGAGCCATCCCCACCTGAGTGACCTGAACCAGCTGCAGTGCCTGGTGATTGACGAGGCTGACAGGATGGTGGAGAAGGGACACTTCGCAGAGCTGGGCAATCTGCTGGACAAGATCAATGGGTGAGGACATGTTACCTCTCTTAATAACTGCTGAATCAAGACTCTAAGTCATCTTAACATTCTTCCTGCTGCCTAACCCATAGACAAGAGAGAACTATTAGCTACTTCAGTACCTACTTCCAAATGGCTACTTCAGCATGCCGaagcttaaaattaaaaaaaatagaatctgTTTCTTTTACATTTGAAGTGTTCATTCTTTTTGACATATTGTATCTCCATATGTTTGTGTAGGGAAGGCAGAAACCTTAGAAGGCAGACATTTGTCTTCTCTGCCACACTTACCATGGTGCACTCTGGGCCACAGAGGAAGATAATGAAGAAAAAGTTTAAGATGGACAAAGATAAGAAACTTGGTAAGGATGGATAAACTTGAGGTTAGACTATCTGGTGTTGAAGTCTGGACTGGAGTCTTGCAACAGACTGTGCATTGAAGCGTGTTCATCTGTGCTTGATGGGTGTGATTAGTGGCAAACCTTGTACCATCATGTATTGGAAGAAGTCTAGGCCTCACatgaatgatgtaaatgaaGTGTATTGAATCCTTCATAGATCATGGAGGTATTATATTAGCTTAGGTTTTTTGAGTCTGAGATATAAAGATATATTGATGTAAGAACATGTAAACTCATTGCTGTATTTTCAAAGACGACAAAGTACCCATGTTGTTCCAGGTCAGCTGATGGACAGAGTAGGCATCAGGAGTAAACCCTTAGTGGTGGACCTGAGTCGACAGCAGGGGACGGTGGACACACTGACTGAGGCCAGGATAACCTGTTCTACAGAGGAAAAGGTACAACAGGGTTTTCAACAACTGTTTAACAATCACCTGTCTACTGTCACTCAAACATGGCTCAAGATATTTGGCCTACAGTTAGTTGAGAGCCGTTGTAACTCTGCACTTTGTTCTTCCAGGATATCTACCTGTACTActtcctgctgcagtacccgGGCAGGACGCTAGTCTTTGCCAACAGCATTGACTGTATCCGTAGGCTGACGTCTCTCCTGGGGTTGCTGCAGAAGAGCCCCCTACCTCTCCATGCAAACATGCACCAGAAACAGAGGCTGAAGAATCTGGAGAGGTCAGCTTGAATTTTGAATAAAGTGGAGGACTGGAACAAATTTAGGAAAAGAAGAACTTAACGGTAGAATTAGGCTGTCTAAGCATTTGTAGGGTTAAATGACAGGTGCATCTTGAATTGTATAATAGGCAATATCCACTGCAAAAAAGATTGACACATCTACATGATCTTGTAGGTTCTCAGCCAATGAGAATGGTCTGCTCCTGGCGACTGATGTGGCAGCTCGAGGGTTGGACATCCCTGATGTGCAGCATGTCATTCACTACCAGGTTCCTCGCACTTCAGAGGTAATGTGTGTCATGTACAGTTCTACACAATCTTTGAGTATGGATTCATTACCCTAGAACGTGCTGAGCTGGAGCTGGGCAGCTGGTCTCGGGGCTATAATTAGGGCAATGTTTCATGTGCAAAGTAAATCAACCCAAGGAAACAGTActcgtgtgtgtttgtttattactCTATGACCACTATAACATTGTATGACTTAAGTGTTTTGGAAAGTTGCAGATTTGATACTGACCAACAGAAATGAAAGTTTTAGAGCAATCTGCCTTAAGACAAGAGCTAACAATGGTTGTTTCTCCCCCCCATATAGACGTATGTACACCGCAGTGGGCGTACTGCACGTGCCCAGAAGGAAGGGCTGACGCTCCTCCTGACTGGGCCGGAGGATGCCCAGTACTACAAGAGGATCTGTAAGACTCTCGGCAAAGGTCAGGCACTCTTGAGCAGTTTTCTTTGTCCCtattgtttgactttg comes from Branchiostoma floridae strain S238N-H82 chromosome 2, Bfl_VNyyK, whole genome shotgun sequence and encodes:
- the LOC118408315 gene encoding ATP-dependent RNA helicase DDX24-like translates to MAAPYAKNRGSKRKGKKSKSASMKDLFSNVEADYPVPRRTKGTAILEHGAWKPVRVDQSLCSSDDLSGFVGLEELTDYELCQEGKQKQQKTTKKQKKKGQEQKSKGHDEENLEGDTTKPKKEMKVLGIEEKNAKLKIQKPAKKLKRKAQVDEEGEALKMSSSQSDEGSEDNTNINKEVTEPLKKKQRTELSSQKDGDCKDESVDEPGTDAATEGVTKKSRKERRNERRKQRLESLKRQREEKRERKKQERKMPLAQGHSCKPQSVAKKSVDADMTPWTPLFVPDVVLRGLADQGFTQPTPIQAQTIPQAIQAHKDVVGAAETGSGKTLAFGIPILHRILEWKERNLQTEEGDLGNKDEEVVDDAADDDDDQEMEVPDEEDDKVEEEEEDDEEELVLDNAGLGCVHVEDDITLPPELEALQEAPPLSAPTPQKVVSPLLALVLTPTRELAVQVANHIKAAAKYTNVKVAVLVGGMAPQKQKRVLDRQPEIIVATPGRLWEMVEQSHPHLSDLNQLQCLVIDEADRMVEKGHFAELGNLLDKINGEGRNLRRQTFVFSATLTMVHSGPQRKIMKKKFKMDKDKKLGQLMDRVGIRSKPLVVDLSRQQGTVDTLTEARITCSTEEKDIYLYYFLLQYPGRTLVFANSIDCIRRLTSLLGLLQKSPLPLHANMHQKQRLKNLERFSANENGLLLATDVAARGLDIPDVQHVIHYQVPRTSETYVHRSGRTARAQKEGLTLLLTGPEDAQYYKRICKTLGKDEDLPVFPTEPQHLAAVKARVAAGRRIDVEEHRYMKKKHHNDWFLQQAKEMDIELDEDEVLHDLGDTQEQDKVLSELKDMKKSLSKMLKAPIFPKGFSGLYPIQYGQPNLPRLPNAVAATLAVNNSRKKKHKP